The sequence GCGAGGCCGCGCCCGACGGACCAGCGCGACTCCGAGCCGCGGTCGCGACGGTGGCGGCTCTCCGGGGCACACTCCCGGCTGCGGCCGACGAGCTCGACGTCCCCGACCCCTACCGGCGTGGTCTCACCGCCTACGAAGTGTCCAGCGCCGCGGTCCTGTCCGCCTGCGAGGTCATCACCCGCTTCTTCACGCGGCTCAACGACTGACACCGCGTCGGCCTCCCCCAGCGCCACCCGCCGGTTCGCACCGGCGGGTGGCGTTGTCTCGTTCCCGCCCCACTGACGTCGCGCCACCGCCGGCGTCGCGCGTGCGCAGCCCGGGGCCACGTCGAAAGGCAGCCGCGAGTCGTGCACACCCGCCGCTCGGTGACGACCGGCATGAGGCAGAGCCCGACAGGACGTCGCACTCGGCAGGACGCCGCGCTCTGCAGGAGGCGGGCGGCGGACTGATGCCCCGTGCCCATCGGGCCGGGGCACAGCGACATCGAGCAGCCACCCCGGCGGACGACTCGAACCCGCGACGATGCGGCCCGCCGTGGCGCGACCATCTCTGACGCGGCCCGCTCTCGGCTACGCGCCAGTCAGGCGAGCCGCAGACGGGACGGCAGACGCGCGCCCAGCCTGACCAGCACCGACATGTCGGCACTGTGGATCCCGAAGAAGTCGCGTGCCCGAGCCCCCGAGACCCGCGACAGGAGTGCGACGTTGAGCCACCCGGCGACGATGCCACCCACGGCCGTCGCGAGGGCCGCCCCCAGCGCTCCGAAGGACGGCGTGAGCAGGATCACGAGCGCGACGTTCACGAGACATGCCGCCGAGAGAGCGAGCGACCGGAGGCCGGGTCGGCCGACAGCGCTGAGCCCGACACCGGCGATCGAGCCGGGGTTGGACAGGATCAGGCCCGCGAGCAGCACCCAGCACACCGGGACAGCCGCAGTGAAGTCGGCGCCGAACAGGACGGGGAGAGCCCACGGCAGGATCGCGGCGAGGCCGACGCAGACGGCCGTCACGAAGAGCGTGGAGAGCCTCGCCGCCCGAGCCAGCGACCCGTCGTCCGCTTTGGCGGACTGCGCGGAGAACAGGACGTCGCGGACGGCGCTGTTGATGACGAGGGGGAGGTCGGCCACCGTCGCGGCGACCGCGTAGAGGCCGAGCACCTCGACTCCGGCCAGTGGCCCGATGAGGGCCTGGTCGAGGCGCAGCAGGAGGACGCCGGCGACGCTGCCGATCCAGATCCGCACGCCGTAGCCGAGGAGGTCGCGCGCACCGAGCGACGGGATCCGGTCGGCGTCCACCACTGCGGCGGAGATGCCGCCCCGGACGAGCATCGGCAGGTAGACGAGGGCCCCCAGGACGGGCGAGGCCGCGAGGATGACGACCGACCAGGTGACGTCGAGCCGGCCCGCCGTCCCGAGGAGGACGAATGCGGCGAGTCGAGCTGCCGCGGTGACGAATCGCTCGGCGGCGACGAGGTTCCAGCGCTGCTCCCCTGCCGCGATGGCCTGCAGGAGCATGCCGAGGAGCGACGGCACGAGGGCCAGGCTGGCTATCAGCACGAGCCGCTGCACCGAGGCGTCGCCGCCCGAGAGGGATCCCGACAGCGAGGCGACGACCACGAGGACCGCGAGCCCTGCTCCGACGAGGGCGAGCGCCGCTCGACCGGCCAGCCTCTGACGCAGGACCGGGTGCTTGGCCAGGAAGTGCGTGATCGCCGACGGGATCCCGAATGCGGCGAGCGACGTGGCGAGGAGGAGGGGCGCTGTAGCCGCCGCGACCTCTCCTCGGCCGGAGGCGCCGAGCGCGTGGGCCATGACCGGGGCGGTCGCCAGGGCGGCCAGCGGAGCGAAGACGTTGCCGAGCAGCGTGACGAGCAGGTGCCGCGCCGTCGTCGCGCCCTGCGCGGGCCGGGTGCCCGGACGACGGATGCTCACGCGGCGACCTCGAGTCCGGTCAGCCAGTCGCTCCAGCAGGCCGCATTCTCCGCCGCCACGTGGGAGACCTGCTCCTGGAAGTCGACGGGCCCGCGAGCGAACGCACTCTCGATGGCGGTGATCCACTCGGACGCTCGATCGGCCGTGGAGAGTCCCTCGGTGGTGACGAGGAGCTCCGAAGCCGGAGGGAGGAGTTCGGACAGGCTGCTCTCGGCCGGGCCGATGAAGGGGGTCCCGATCTCGATGCAGCGGACGGCGATGTCG comes from Frondihabitans peucedani and encodes:
- a CDS encoding oligosaccharide flippase family protein; protein product: MSIRRPGTRPAQGATTARHLLVTLLGNVFAPLAALATAPVMAHALGASGRGEVAAATAPLLLATSLAAFGIPSAITHFLAKHPVLRQRLAGRAALALVGAGLAVLVVVASLSGSLSGGDASVQRLVLIASLALVPSLLGMLLQAIAAGEQRWNLVAAERFVTAAARLAAFVLLGTAGRLDVTWSVVILAASPVLGALVYLPMLVRGGISAAVVDADRIPSLGARDLLGYGVRIWIGSVAGVLLLRLDQALIGPLAGVEVLGLYAVAATVADLPLVINSAVRDVLFSAQSAKADDGSLARAARLSTLFVTAVCVGLAAILPWALPVLFGADFTAAVPVCWVLLAGLILSNPGSIAGVGLSAVGRPGLRSLALSAACLVNVALVILLTPSFGALGAALATAVGGIVAGWLNVALLSRVSGARARDFFGIHSADMSVLVRLGARLPSRLRLA